A region from the Wansuia hejianensis genome encodes:
- a CDS encoding glycyl-radical enzyme activating protein: MEGRILRIEKISPNDGSGLRTVVFLKGCPLRCKWCSTPESQSGETELFYKQAKCIHCGRCIQVCPRHALSVSADRRAVVRDREKCIGCYKCVDACLTEATGLYGKTMTVDEVMHEIRKESLFYFFSGGGVTLSGGDVLLQADFAAEILRQCKEECMHTMAELDMYGDYENVAKILPYLDAYFADIKLMDPELHKRWTGRSNETILRNIRQAAEEYPDKSLHARAPIIPGVNDTLENIRATLEFCKQLPACMELEFLPYHRLGSATYDYLGRSYEFRDLEPLDKEAVTEKLQQLDLEGLPFAVRVSGIAHAVSQNKMKGYYRK; this comes from the coding sequence ATGGAAGGAAGAATATTGAGAATTGAGAAAATATCACCAAACGATGGAAGCGGCCTTCGTACAGTGGTATTCCTGAAAGGGTGCCCCCTCCGGTGTAAATGGTGCTCGACGCCGGAATCACAGAGTGGGGAGACGGAGCTTTTTTATAAACAGGCAAAGTGTATTCACTGCGGCCGCTGCATCCAGGTCTGTCCCCGGCATGCCCTGTCAGTATCTGCTGACAGGCGTGCTGTGGTGCGGGACCGGGAAAAGTGTATCGGATGCTACAAATGTGTGGATGCCTGTCTGACGGAAGCGACGGGCCTGTACGGGAAGACAATGACGGTGGATGAAGTCATGCATGAGATCCGGAAGGAATCACTGTTTTATTTCTTTTCAGGGGGCGGTGTGACTCTCAGTGGGGGCGACGTGCTTCTGCAGGCTGATTTTGCGGCGGAAATTCTGCGTCAGTGCAAAGAAGAATGCATGCATACCATGGCAGAACTGGATATGTACGGGGATTATGAGAATGTGGCGAAGATCCTTCCGTATCTGGATGCCTATTTTGCGGATATCAAGCTGATGGACCCGGAATTACATAAGCGGTGGACTGGAAGAAGCAATGAAACGATTCTGCGGAATATCCGGCAGGCGGCGGAGGAATATCCGGATAAGTCGCTGCATGCCCGTGCGCCCATTATTCCCGGTGTCAATGATACGCTGGAAAATATCCGGGCGACCCTGGAATTCTGCAAGCAGCTGCCGGCTTGCATGGAACTGGAATTTTTGCCCTACCACCGGCTGGGCAGTGCAACGTATGATTATTTGGGCCGCTCTTATGAATTCAGGGATCTGGAGCCATTGGATAAAGAAGCAGTCACAGAGAAACTGCAGCAACTGGATCTGGAGGGGCTGCCTTTTGCAGTGCGGGTATCAGGAATAGCTCACGCTGTTTCACAAAATAAAATGAAAGGATACTATAGAAAATGA
- a CDS encoding glycyl radical protein, with protein MQKTTSKKSYMERINRLKERVLEKYPEIDMENAVILTRGFQESEGEPHVVQKAYAIRKQCMEKSIPIWDDELIVGNSGSKQRGGLVCPDDCWSFIDREIDTINERQYDPFHLKEEDRELFLEVVKPYWKGRSINEKWEKQMPDVVRTLRDCGAIYIDRKCVRGWGELTPDYQMIIQEGVEGIEKRIEAVRETLDLSVPGDFEKMNYLRALSLVADGLRQLGKRYSAKAKEMAEAETDPKRKKELLDIAEVCDRVPEKPARTFREAIQSMYFLHICVFMEHEAPSYNPGCFDQYMYPYYKADLEAGRITEDEAQELLDCLWVKFSETCMLQDATTARYSAGYPMFQNLCVGGVDEDGMDAVNDLSYLVLQATMDVQMYQPSLSVKYNLARNPDKFLKKVVELMQMGTGFPAFHNDEAGIMMMMNKGVPLREAYHWNPCGCVETSLAGKQRCYTSYCDYNLGAVVEFALNDGKSRKYGRYAGARTGDPRNFGTFGQFLEAVKAQIRFMLKAVVEGNQVCTQIVRDMECPVASLTFKECIENASDYAWGGAKYSIGDGLDAIGVADLINSILAVKELVYDQKAFTMDTLCKALEAGFEGYEDVQAMCAHATKYGNDDDSANQIAKDMFNYIADYIESFQHPYGHYNGGILPVSGNTPFGMEVGALPSGRKAYVPLGDGISPNQGTDTNGMSAVLKSCSYIPHARFNQGTLLNQKLDPAFARGEKAVESLMGYLKSLCAMGIFHVQFNVVDPEELKDAQENPEDHSDLLIRVAGYTAYFTELGPETQGDIISRTTQTHI; from the coding sequence ATGCAGAAGACAACGAGCAAGAAAAGTTATATGGAGCGTATCAATCGGCTGAAGGAACGTGTATTGGAGAAGTATCCGGAGATTGATATGGAGAATGCGGTGATCCTGACAAGAGGCTTTCAGGAATCAGAGGGTGAACCCCATGTGGTACAGAAGGCCTATGCAATTCGGAAACAGTGTATGGAAAAATCCATCCCGATCTGGGATGACGAGCTGATCGTGGGGAATTCCGGAAGCAAACAGCGGGGCGGCCTGGTATGCCCGGATGACTGCTGGTCTTTCATCGACAGGGAAATCGATACGATCAATGAACGGCAGTATGATCCCTTCCATTTGAAGGAAGAGGACCGGGAGCTGTTCCTGGAAGTTGTAAAACCCTATTGGAAGGGTCGTTCCATCAATGAAAAATGGGAAAAACAGATGCCGGATGTGGTGCGGACTCTGCGTGACTGCGGTGCGATCTACATTGACCGCAAGTGCGTGCGCGGCTGGGGCGAGCTAACACCTGATTATCAAATGATCATTCAGGAAGGGGTAGAAGGCATCGAGAAGAGAATCGAAGCTGTGAGAGAGACGCTGGATCTCTCAGTTCCGGGTGATTTTGAAAAGATGAATTACCTGCGCGCCCTGTCTCTGGTTGCAGACGGCCTGCGCCAGCTTGGAAAACGATATTCTGCTAAAGCAAAAGAAATGGCGGAGGCAGAGACAGATCCGAAGAGAAAGAAGGAACTGCTGGATATCGCAGAAGTGTGCGACAGAGTTCCTGAGAAGCCGGCCCGCACTTTCCGGGAGGCGATCCAGTCCATGTATTTCCTGCATATCTGTGTTTTCATGGAGCATGAGGCGCCCAGCTATAATCCGGGCTGCTTTGACCAGTATATGTATCCGTATTACAAGGCGGATCTTGAGGCGGGACGGATTACAGAGGACGAGGCGCAGGAGCTGCTTGATTGTCTGTGGGTGAAGTTCTCCGAAACATGCATGCTGCAGGACGCGACGACCGCCCGTTATTCTGCCGGATATCCCATGTTCCAGAATCTCTGTGTGGGTGGAGTGGATGAAGATGGTATGGATGCAGTCAATGATTTGTCTTATCTGGTTCTGCAGGCGACCATGGATGTACAGATGTATCAGCCATCACTTTCTGTAAAATATAATCTGGCGCGGAACCCGGATAAATTCCTGAAAAAAGTCGTAGAGCTGATGCAGATGGGAACGGGCTTCCCTGCATTTCATAATGACGAAGCGGGAATCATGATGATGATGAATAAGGGTGTTCCGCTGAGAGAAGCATATCACTGGAATCCCTGTGGCTGTGTGGAAACCAGCCTGGCTGGAAAACAGCGCTGCTACACTTCCTATTGTGATTACAATCTGGGAGCTGTGGTGGAATTTGCCCTGAATGATGGCAAAAGCCGCAAATACGGCCGCTATGCAGGCGCCCGTACCGGTGATCCGAGGAACTTCGGGACCTTCGGCCAGTTCCTGGAGGCGGTGAAGGCTCAAATACGTTTTATGCTGAAGGCAGTGGTAGAAGGTAATCAGGTTTGTACTCAGATTGTCCGTGACATGGAATGTCCGGTAGCCTCTCTGACCTTCAAGGAGTGTATTGAGAACGCCAGCGATTACGCATGGGGCGGTGCGAAATACAGCATCGGTGACGGTCTGGACGCCATCGGCGTGGCTGACTTGATTAACAGTATTCTGGCGGTAAAAGAGCTAGTATATGATCAGAAGGCATTCACCATGGATACTCTCTGCAAGGCGCTGGAGGCCGGGTTCGAAGGGTATGAGGATGTGCAGGCCATGTGCGCGCATGCCACTAAATATGGCAATGATGATGACTCCGCAAATCAGATCGCAAAAGATATGTTTAATTATATTGCAGATTATATCGAGAGCTTCCAGCATCCTTATGGCCATTACAACGGCGGCATTCTTCCGGTATCCGGAAATACTCCGTTCGGCATGGAAGTAGGGGCTCTGCCATCCGGCAGAAAGGCATACGTTCCGCTGGGCGACGGAATCAGCCCGAACCAGGGAACAGATACGAACGGAATGAGCGCCGTGCTGAAAAGCTGTTCCTATATCCCGCATGCGCGGTTCAACCAGGGGACTTTGCTGAACCAGAAACTGGATCCGGCTTTCGCACGCGGTGAGAAAGCGGTTGAATCATTGATGGGATACTTAAAGAGCCTCTGCGCAATGGGCATTTTCCATGTTCAGTTCAACGTAGTGGACCCGGAGGAACTGAAGGATGCGCAGGAGAATCCGGAGGATCACAGCGACCTTCTGATCCGTGTGGCCGGCTACACCGCTTACTTTACGGAGCTGGGGCCGGAGACACAGGGAGACATTATCTCCAGGACTACACAGACTCATATATAA
- a CDS encoding sigma-54 interaction domain-containing protein, translating to MNYLELFDLFHQCRLGAVLAARDDIILDINQQGDIFLNGKGNLKGQSLRRIADFLCISPAGQDFIPSRAGDGVSFRCTPVTDGQYGNPAFHEYLLPVCVLESGLFPAQSRMVVFRDATSQFFFQLLEHVFHQMNEAVTIWDNQCRILMINKAAEKLESHLSDDVLGKENAALYKANKNSILAIPQVLKDKKPLLNLRQDVFTNSGKEIEMVSSNYPVLMDGRVVAAYSMMQDHSSITELHHRIGELQRTLADTDPAQTPKTDSGLTAHYNFSDICFTSNSIRILIERSKMIALSDSPVLIYGETGTGKELFAQSIHNASRRKHCPFLAINCAAIPETLLESTLFGTEKGAYTGSIQRKGLLELAHTGTLLLDEINSMDIQLQAKLLRFLQEGEFRRVGGVKSIHVDVRIISNTNIAPMEAIQKKQLRIDLYYRLGIANLTIPPLRERKEDIPTLVQSFLLKARKATGKSVLGIDKHTLSVFFAYDWPGNIRELQHAIEYSMTILPFDLQYITPEYLPDHILDATAAAPAPVQNELPKENLVRAATRKTARTLIQQTLAEHQNNISESAKALGISRQNLQRYIKSLDL from the coding sequence ATGAACTATTTGGAGTTATTTGATTTATTCCACCAATGCAGGCTTGGCGCCGTCCTGGCCGCCAGGGACGACATAATACTGGATATCAACCAGCAGGGAGACATCTTCCTGAATGGGAAGGGGAATTTAAAGGGTCAGTCCCTGCGCCGGATCGCTGATTTTCTCTGCATTTCTCCGGCCGGTCAGGATTTCATTCCCAGCAGAGCCGGGGACGGCGTTTCTTTTCGTTGCACCCCTGTTACCGACGGGCAATATGGCAACCCCGCCTTCCATGAATATCTGCTGCCGGTCTGTGTGCTGGAATCCGGCTTGTTCCCTGCCCAAAGCCGCATGGTTGTCTTCCGGGACGCCACCTCTCAGTTTTTCTTTCAGCTGCTGGAGCATGTCTTTCATCAGATGAATGAAGCTGTCACAATCTGGGACAACCAATGCCGCATCCTGATGATTAACAAGGCAGCTGAAAAGCTGGAATCCCACCTTTCCGACGATGTGCTGGGAAAGGAAAACGCCGCTCTGTATAAAGCCAATAAAAACAGTATTCTGGCCATTCCTCAAGTACTAAAGGACAAAAAGCCCCTTCTGAATCTCCGGCAGGATGTATTTACCAACTCCGGAAAAGAAATAGAAATGGTCTCCAGCAATTATCCAGTCTTAATGGACGGCCGGGTAGTTGCCGCCTATAGCATGATGCAAGACCACTCCTCCATCACAGAGCTGCACCACCGGATCGGCGAGCTTCAGCGCACACTGGCTGACACTGATCCGGCCCAAACGCCGAAGACAGACTCCGGCCTGACCGCTCACTACAATTTCAGCGATATCTGCTTTACCAGCAACTCAATCCGTATACTGATTGAACGAAGTAAAATGATCGCTCTTTCCGACTCTCCGGTGTTAATCTATGGTGAAACAGGGACGGGAAAAGAACTGTTCGCCCAGAGTATCCACAATGCCAGCCGCAGGAAACACTGTCCGTTCCTCGCGATCAATTGTGCCGCCATCCCTGAAACTCTGCTGGAAAGCACCCTGTTCGGCACTGAAAAGGGCGCTTACACCGGATCTATCCAGCGGAAGGGGCTGTTGGAGCTGGCCCATACCGGAACCCTTCTTCTGGACGAGATCAATTCCATGGACATCCAGCTCCAGGCCAAGCTGCTGCGCTTCCTCCAGGAAGGGGAATTTCGGCGGGTGGGCGGCGTGAAGAGCATCCATGTGGATGTGAGGATCATCTCCAACACAAACATAGCCCCTATGGAAGCCATTCAGAAAAAACAGCTCCGAATTGACCTCTACTACCGCCTGGGAATTGCCAATCTGACCATTCCCCCTTTGCGGGAACGCAAAGAAGATATCCCTACCCTGGTGCAGAGTTTTCTCCTGAAAGCCCGGAAAGCCACCGGTAAATCAGTTCTGGGCATCGACAAGCACACGCTTTCTGTCTTCTTTGCCTATGACTGGCCCGGCAATATCCGGGAGCTGCAGCATGCCATCGAATACAGCATGACGATTCTGCCCTTTGACCTCCAATACATTACGCCGGAATACCTGCCAGACCACATTCTCGACGCGACCGCCGCAGCCCCGGCCCCTGTGCAGAATGAATTGCCGAAGGAAAATCTGGTCCGCGCCGCCACTCGGAAAACAGCGCGCACATTGATCCAGCAGACGCTGGCGGAACACCAGAACAACATCTCCGAATCAGCAAAAGCGTTGGGAATTTCCCGGCAGAATCTCCAGCGCTACATCAAATCCCTGGATCTCTGA
- a CDS encoding iron-containing alcohol dehydrogenase: MDHFVFENSTKVYFGKGCVREYLGGLAEVYGDTVMLCYGGGSIKKNGVYDEVAGILEGAGKKIVDFSGIMENPTYRKVLEGGKLAREHGVSLLLGVGGGSVMDCCKAVSIAARYEGDLWADFWEKPGVFDFEPLPLGVIVTAAGTGSECNGSAVITNEELKIKTSHEYPVCNPRFALLDPVYTFSVPKHQMAASSFDILSHIMETYFSEPDEDNVSDDISEALMRSVIRNLRTAIQNPRDYNARSNLMWDATMAENRMIKLGKRTDFMCHIMEQQLGAYTNCGHGAGLGVLHPVYYRHICEAGRKKFARFASQVWGISSEGKTEEELAKAGVEALAAFIREIGLPTTLRELGVTEQTDLKEIAGSCPIMPGSYKRMTHGEILAIFKECF; encoded by the coding sequence ATGGATCATTTTGTTTTTGAGAATTCAACAAAAGTGTATTTTGGAAAAGGATGTGTGCGGGAATATCTGGGAGGACTGGCAGAGGTTTACGGCGATACGGTGATGCTCTGCTACGGCGGCGGTTCCATAAAGAAGAACGGCGTGTATGATGAAGTTGCAGGAATATTAGAGGGTGCGGGAAAGAAGATTGTGGACTTTTCCGGCATCATGGAAAATCCCACTTACCGGAAGGTGCTGGAAGGAGGGAAGCTGGCACGGGAACACGGGGTCAGCCTGCTGTTGGGAGTTGGCGGCGGCAGCGTGATGGACTGCTGTAAGGCAGTTTCCATCGCGGCCCGTTATGAGGGTGATTTATGGGCGGACTTCTGGGAAAAGCCGGGTGTCTTTGATTTTGAACCGCTTCCACTGGGGGTGATCGTCACCGCGGCAGGCACCGGCAGCGAATGCAACGGCAGCGCTGTCATCACCAATGAAGAGCTGAAAATTAAAACCAGCCATGAGTATCCTGTGTGTAATCCCAGGTTCGCCCTGCTCGATCCTGTATATACATTCAGTGTTCCCAAGCATCAGATGGCAGCCAGCAGCTTTGACATCCTCTCGCACATCATGGAAACCTATTTCAGCGAGCCGGATGAGGATAATGTTTCCGACGATATTTCAGAGGCGCTGATGCGGAGTGTCATCCGCAATCTCCGGACGGCCATTCAGAATCCCCGGGACTACAACGCCAGGAGCAATCTGATGTGGGACGCTACCATGGCTGAAAACCGTATGATTAAGCTGGGAAAGCGCACCGATTTCATGTGCCATATCATGGAACAGCAGCTGGGAGCTTATACGAACTGCGGTCACGGCGCGGGGCTGGGGGTTTTGCATCCGGTTTATTACCGCCATATCTGTGAGGCAGGCCGGAAAAAATTTGCCCGTTTTGCCAGCCAGGTTTGGGGGATAAGCTCTGAAGGGAAAACTGAGGAAGAGCTGGCAAAGGCCGGCGTGGAAGCTCTCGCCGCCTTTATTCGGGAAATTGGCCTGCCAACCACCCTGCGTGAGCTTGGGGTGACGGAGCAAACGGACTTAAAGGAAATTGCCGGTTCCTGTCCCATCATGCCCGGCAGCTATAAGAGAATGACGCACGGGGAAATCCTTGCGATTTTCAAGGAATGCTTTTAA
- a CDS encoding polya polymerase, whose product MKFYNIKDIDGFFDTVQTCEGTVELLTSEGDCLNLKSQLSKLIAYANIFSGGKIPEMEIRTSNPEDMAKLVSFVVTTVE is encoded by the coding sequence ATGAAATTCTATAATATTAAAGATATTGACGGATTTTTCGACACAGTTCAAACCTGTGAAGGTACTGTGGAACTGCTTACTTCGGAAGGGGACTGCCTGAATTTGAAATCGCAGCTGTCCAAACTCATTGCTTATGCGAATATTTTTTCCGGCGGAAAGATTCCGGAGATGGAGATCCGCACCAGCAACCCGGAGGACATGGCGAAACTCGTTTCCTTTGTCGTTACTACAGTTGAATAA
- a CDS encoding ABC transporter ATP-binding protein: MLKLENVDAGYGKLGILWDVSLEVKEGEFVALVGPNGAGKTTTLRAISNIITPTKGKITFDGKEITKLSVQEITKAGLSYITDDGALFSGMTVQQNLKMGAYSIRDKVQIQESYERVLQMFPRLKERLKQNAGTLSGGERKMLAIARGLMSNPKAMLIDEPSLGLAPNIVLQVLETLKQLTVNGVSILLVEQNVNTTLKVTDRAYVLEDGRVVLSGNSAELLASDHIQKAYLGI, from the coding sequence TTGCTTAAATTAGAAAATGTAGATGCTGGATATGGTAAGCTGGGCATTTTGTGGGATGTTTCCCTGGAAGTAAAAGAAGGGGAATTCGTCGCGCTGGTTGGACCCAACGGAGCCGGAAAGACAACGACTCTCCGGGCGATTTCCAACATTATAACACCTACAAAGGGAAAAATTACCTTTGACGGAAAGGAAATCACAAAACTTTCTGTACAGGAAATCACGAAGGCCGGACTGAGCTATATCACAGATGATGGCGCTCTGTTTTCAGGCATGACCGTGCAACAGAATCTGAAGATGGGTGCTTATTCTATCAGGGATAAAGTCCAGATTCAGGAGAGCTATGAAAGAGTGCTGCAGATGTTTCCGAGACTGAAAGAGAGACTGAAACAGAACGCAGGGACTTTGAGCGGTGGAGAGCGTAAGATGCTGGCGATTGCCAGAGGCCTGATGTCAAACCCAAAGGCGATGCTCATAGACGAGCCTTCTCTGGGCCTGGCTCCGAACATCGTGCTGCAGGTGCTCGAAACGCTGAAACAGCTGACAGTAAACGGAGTTTCCATACTGCTGGTTGAACAGAATGTAAATACTACATTAAAAGTGACAGACCGCGCATATGTGTTAGAGGACGGACGTGTTGTGCTTTCTGGAAACAGTGCGGAGCTTTTGGCCAGCGACCATATTCAGAAGGCTTATCTTGGCATTTAA
- a CDS encoding ABC transporter ATP-binding protein: MLLETIDVEKRFGGLVAVNKVSLQVKEGEIVGIIGPNGAGKTTFLNCIAGFYAPDSGKVLYQGKDITGFAQEKLCHLGISRTFQNVRGFPKMTALENVMVGCVFGAEKPQGAKERARELLDFAQFPLPEDTIVENLNTIQLKRLELARSLATNCKLLLLDEVAAGLTPAELPDFIELVRRIRDSGVTIICIEHLMRFITGICDRVAVLEFGTKIAEGVPQEVLSNEDVISAYLGKTDVH; encoded by the coding sequence ATGCTACTAGAGACAATTGACGTTGAAAAGCGATTTGGAGGATTGGTTGCAGTTAACAAAGTTTCACTTCAGGTGAAAGAGGGAGAAATTGTCGGGATTATCGGGCCAAACGGCGCCGGTAAAACAACTTTTCTGAACTGCATCGCAGGATTCTATGCTCCGGATAGCGGTAAGGTATTATATCAGGGAAAAGATATAACAGGTTTTGCGCAGGAAAAGCTGTGCCATCTCGGAATCTCCCGGACATTTCAGAATGTGCGTGGATTTCCCAAAATGACAGCTCTGGAAAATGTTATGGTTGGCTGCGTGTTTGGCGCGGAAAAACCTCAGGGTGCGAAGGAACGGGCGCGGGAATTGCTGGATTTCGCTCAGTTCCCCCTGCCAGAGGATACGATTGTTGAGAATTTGAATACGATCCAGCTGAAACGATTGGAGCTGGCGCGGTCTTTGGCGACAAACTGCAAGCTTTTGCTGCTGGACGAAGTAGCGGCGGGGCTGACGCCTGCTGAGCTGCCAGACTTCATTGAGCTGGTGCGCAGGATTCGGGACAGCGGTGTGACAATCATATGTATCGAGCATTTGATGCGTTTTATTACAGGAATTTGTGACAGGGTTGCTGTGCTTGAATTCGGGACAAAGATCGCAGAAGGAGTTCCGCAGGAAGTGCTGTCAAATGAAGATGTCATCAGTGCCTATCTGGGAAAGACCGATGTACACTGA
- a CDS encoding ABC transporter substrate-binding protein, whose product MRKRTRAMMGVFLAATCAFATVATGCGGGGASAAGAEDDVLKIAVPIPLTGESAKAGKELQDTITMAFEEVDNKVGSYTIELDFVDATSDADKGALALEEGIVKRGDEVVLSSWNSSVAVAMVDVCNKYKVPWYFSSSSSSVINEKVEGKENSYLMSKIWPKSESLAIGYFALLQELIDNGEWDASRVKYAVFADDTDFGRVFGTTVKDSMPAFNGECVFEDYTAINVTDFYTSIAKIKESGADLAFVQLTNPAAGAAFIKQAKESNLPCLQTSDCLTEAANWYELTGDAATGTLVCRSKLVNDRAMEFAKAFEDKYGYTPSATTGGINYDGAKFLIKCIEECEKKYEKVNSETLYQFGKEVLQTGGITFDDSVLVTSYEYSADNGIDPIVDEDHFYFQVIQLDGDKEVVVWPEADREAPMFVPDYAK is encoded by the coding sequence ATGAGAAAGCGGACAAGAGCAATGATGGGAGTATTCCTGGCAGCAACATGTGCATTTGCAACAGTAGCCACCGGCTGCGGCGGAGGAGGAGCATCTGCGGCGGGAGCGGAGGATGATGTATTGAAGATCGCCGTTCCGATCCCGCTGACCGGTGAGTCTGCAAAAGCAGGAAAAGAGCTGCAGGATACCATCACAATGGCTTTCGAAGAGGTTGACAATAAGGTCGGCAGCTACACGATAGAGCTCGACTTTGTAGACGCGACATCTGATGCGGACAAAGGCGCGCTGGCTCTGGAAGAAGGTATTGTTAAGAGGGGCGACGAAGTGGTGCTGAGCAGCTGGAACAGTTCCGTTGCGGTAGCCATGGTAGACGTTTGCAATAAATACAAGGTTCCCTGGTACTTCTCAAGCTCATCATCATCAGTAATCAATGAGAAGGTAGAGGGAAAAGAAAACAGTTATCTGATGAGCAAAATCTGGCCGAAATCTGAGTCTCTGGCAATCGGATATTTTGCCCTGCTTCAGGAACTGATCGACAATGGGGAATGGGATGCCAGCCGGGTGAAATATGCGGTATTCGCAGATGACACGGACTTTGGCCGCGTATTCGGTACGACGGTTAAGGATTCCATGCCGGCATTTAACGGCGAATGTGTATTTGAGGATTACACTGCAATCAACGTGACAGATTTCTACACTTCTATCGCAAAGATCAAAGAATCTGGCGCGGACCTGGCGTTTGTGCAGCTGACCAATCCGGCAGCGGGCGCGGCTTTCATTAAGCAGGCCAAGGAATCCAATCTGCCCTGCCTGCAGACTTCAGACTGCCTGACAGAGGCCGCCAACTGGTATGAGCTGACAGGCGATGCCGCAACCGGTACGCTGGTATGCCGTTCCAAGCTGGTCAATGACAGAGCGATGGAATTTGCGAAAGCTTTTGAAGACAAATACGGATACACCCCGTCAGCTACCACAGGCGGCATCAATTATGACGGAGCAAAATTCCTGATCAAATGTATCGAAGAGTGCGAGAAGAAATATGAAAAAGTAAACTCTGAGACACTGTATCAGTTTGGCAAAGAAGTTCTGCAGACCGGCGGGATCACATTTGACGACAGCGTTCTCGTTACATCTTATGAGTACAGCGCTGATAACGGAATCGACCCGATCGTAGATGAAGATCATTTTTACTTCCAGGTAATTCAGCTGGATGGCGACAAAGAGGTTGTCGTATGGCCGGAAGCTGACAGAGAAGCGCCTATGTTTGTACCGGATTATGCAAAATAA
- a CDS encoding branched-chain amino acid ABC transporter permease, which produces MKENKTSKFSAILGKVGLSPISLVAFIVLGLSPLFAGNEYNIRLLLMCVLYGTLAMGFDLSAGYIGVANWGYAALMGLGGYTSALLFERAGMTPWVGMILGGLMATLAGLLIGLLTLRMDGMFAALLAWFVGLILMNAANALTGLTRGALGLQVQPLFDTPWSTPYFYVIFGICVLTFIVLRVIVKSHLGLAFTALGQDMQTARTTGVSPLKYRLINFCISCFIAGLCGGFYAHYIGILTPTLMATKGTIQILVIAYVGGRGSIWGPLLAAFITMPIFESLNSLVELKYIIYGLVLILVMIFMPNGIAGFERPVKAFFKKRLGRKKEAAKE; this is translated from the coding sequence ATGAAAGAGAATAAGACATCTAAATTTTCTGCAATACTGGGCAAAGTAGGATTAAGCCCTATTAGCCTGGTGGCATTTATTGTTCTTGGGCTGTCTCCCCTGTTTGCGGGCAACGAATATAATATCCGGCTCCTGCTGATGTGCGTACTGTACGGAACACTGGCGATGGGGTTTGACCTTTCGGCAGGTTACATAGGAGTAGCCAACTGGGGCTATGCAGCTTTGATGGGACTGGGAGGCTATACTTCAGCGCTCTTGTTTGAGCGGGCTGGAATGACTCCCTGGGTTGGAATGATTCTTGGCGGGTTGATGGCGACCTTAGCAGGTTTACTGATTGGTTTGCTGACATTGCGGATGGACGGAATGTTCGCAGCGTTGCTGGCATGGTTTGTGGGTTTGATTCTGATGAATGCCGCGAATGCGCTGACGGGGCTGACCCGTGGAGCGCTGGGGCTTCAGGTACAGCCGTTGTTCGACACGCCGTGGTCTACGCCTTATTTCTATGTGATATTCGGTATCTGCGTGCTCACGTTCATTGTTCTGAGAGTGATCGTGAAATCGCATCTTGGCCTTGCGTTTACGGCTCTTGGGCAGGATATGCAGACGGCCCGTACCACCGGTGTCAGCCCGCTGAAATACAGGCTGATTAACTTCTGTATTTCCTGTTTTATCGCAGGTCTCTGCGGCGGATTCTATGCGCATTATATCGGCATCTTAACTCCGACGCTGATGGCAACCAAGGGTACGATTCAGATTCTGGTAATTGCCTATGTGGGCGGCCGGGGAAGCATCTGGGGACCACTGCTTGCAGCCTTTATCACCATGCCGATCTTTGAGTCCCTGAACTCTCTGGTTGAGCTGAAGTACATCATCTACGGCCTGGTGCTGATTCTGGTCATGATCTTCATGCCGAACGGAATCGCGGGATTCGAGAGGCCGGTAAAAGCGTTCTTTAAAAAACGTCTGGGCAGAAAAAAGGAAGCGGCAAAAGAATAA